A genomic segment from Deltaproteobacteria bacterium encodes:
- a CDS encoding diaminopimelate epimerase, whose amino-acid sequence MKLPFTKMHGISNDYVYVNAFTTKVADAPTVAQKVSDRRTGIGGDGLILICPSDTAHARMEMYNADGSRGKMCGNGIRCVGKYVYDHGLARTNPLKIDTDTGMKTLFLELTDGKVSRVTVDMGEPILDGSQIPVAAKGQVIDQPLAVDGKSYQVTCVSMGNPHCVTFVDAVEPLDLEKIGPKFEHHAFFPDRVNTEFIRVVSPTELDMRVWERGSGETWACGTGACAAAVAAALNSKASRRVTIHLRGGDLEIEWRAEDNHVYMTGPAEEVFEGTIEI is encoded by the coding sequence ATGAAGCTTCCTTTCACCAAAATGCACGGAATTAGTAATGACTATGTCTACGTCAACGCTTTTACGACGAAAGTGGCAGATGCGCCAACTGTTGCACAAAAAGTGAGTGATCGTCGCACCGGCATTGGCGGAGATGGGCTCATCCTGATTTGTCCATCCGACACTGCTCACGCGCGCATGGAGATGTACAATGCTGACGGTAGCCGCGGAAAAATGTGTGGCAATGGCATTCGTTGTGTCGGCAAATATGTCTATGACCACGGTTTAGCGCGAACGAATCCCTTAAAGATCGACACTGATACTGGCATGAAGACGCTGTTCCTCGAATTGACTGATGGGAAAGTGTCGCGGGTGACGGTTGATATGGGTGAACCGATTCTCGATGGTTCACAGATTCCGGTGGCTGCGAAAGGCCAAGTGATCGATCAACCGCTTGCAGTGGACGGCAAGTCCTACCAAGTGACCTGTGTGTCGATGGGCAATCCGCACTGCGTCACGTTTGTCGATGCCGTCGAGCCATTGGACTTAGAAAAGATCGGACCGAAATTTGAGCATCACGCCTTCTTTCCTGATCGCGTGAATACTGAGTTCATTCGGGTGGTGAGTCCGACTGAGTTAGACATGCGAGTATGGGAACGTGGGTCAGGAGAAACCTGGGCGTGTGGCACTGGCGCATGTGCTGCGGCTGTTGCGGCTGCACTGAATAGCAAAGCCAGCCGTCGTGTAACGATTCATCTCCGCGGTGGCGATCTCGAAATCGAATGGCGGGCCGAGGATAATCACGTCTACATGACTGGACCGGCAGAAGAAGTATTTGAGGGGACGATTGAGATTTAA